The following proteins are encoded in a genomic region of Pagrus major chromosome 16, Pma_NU_1.0:
- the LOC141010513 gene encoding uncharacterized protein isoform X2, translating to MEKQRRQLTPKQDALKHIVACRDKPFLEERYIDSFKGRGVFTHKAIAPSTFVVEYRGETFPCKDTRPEKKCGDKLKNFLIEFSWKGERWCVDASTEDKTLGRLVNDDHTSPNCEMKKVNCDGKPHLCLFAVKEITPGEEITFNYGKSSFPWRSRDSYDGPSSSKEDFYATSTPRNEKFEVSEAASSYEDSGSDDDDNESFANSNSQLDFRDNSLADLDSSQDVTRHDASCSQQEDEAAYSSDEPNGDEDYVPSRTLRKPKGSSYTTKNYCYACGKGYAKIARHLLTHADEEPEIADLVALPKNSKERRKILDELRIRGNYEHNQEVFRKNCGKLKLKRRPITKPTMEMSTKEHIYCLFCKCLLRRNEAWRHVARCASKTAANSATDDKTRVLGEIGPGVWKILLTMQQDEIAKAVQSDYLLIQLTASLMEKYRYRYDYIRQKLRGMGRLLIALHEKSIFSFEDAIKPKNFYKVVEAVKEMAGFDEKMQSYSKPSLALKLGHSLKKIGAIVLAGVDGNEQMMKDTKKFMKLCAREWSELVSKTAVASLSGQKVNSPSTIPFTQDVQVFHRYLERTSASAIESLEMDGNPQAYSALCRVTLAQASVLNKCAPEVSKMTVKTFQERDDTIRVLSKRFIKINIPNKTGQNIAALLTSDLVSAIMLLVSKREACGIHQDNPFLFAKPNSDSTGIFHGGNCIRAFSSLCRAKNPEHLRSVHLHKHMARIFQFLNLENDELHHLAKLLGHDIRADREYYRSPEAAVELAKIAKLILALEKGSLERFKGNSLEEIEIEDELEPDVEQGHEESELLPQQSDAVEQQTEKQSRQLTPEQDALEHIKASRDKPFLEQMFIDPFIGRGVFTHEAIKPSAFVVEYRGKIISQKEIRTKNCGDALNNYMFDFSWNGTNWRIDASEEDGSLGRLVNDDDISPNCKMKKVVYEGKPHLCLFAVKEITQGEEITYNYGDSSYPWRSTKSSEDLKTSQMDLSAAASSSEDERVEDSAGATSSDESCFDDDYVPDDEPSSDDSFTSNNNRKSPKFKNGPDPDSSKQQRLVQQPTKASGIQQVEDEAKYNPDSFTSDDEPEGATRSKNYCYICGKGVLKLPRHLFTHRNEEPEIAAVFGLPVDSKDRAMILNELRNRGNFQHNEEVLRTCRGKLKVNRKRPDKRTDAKAFALCLYCKVMRSRKDMWRHSRRCAAKRSSKYQTPGQRKILSLVDAALSTDPKEISSDVKKLLEKLKNDEVASVVLNDPHILQLAQCFYHMNKGKNRHGSFTHRLRLMGRLLLKLREKSINSVEDAVKPQNFSKVVEAAREVAGFNEETKTSDKPSVWMHLGYLLKKIAGINFARALKEDADKQKMNEVETFMKLCDKEWAYVPQSKTANNTPTIPFIHDVQLLFQCLEETAASGIESLTLYECPPVYNALLRVTVAQVSVLNKNMMEVSKVTLKSFNERDKTEPREDAAVCQSQLDQILSKHSVKINVRNNKGKKVAVTLTTKLLDALTLLVSKRDACGVHPNNLFLFAKPSATWMSFYQGHLCFKTFVARCGAKNQVDLRSVCFRKHVARFFQILSLTNEELDQLAKLLGRDIQTDRDYYQTPEAAVIIAKISELLSAMESGCLERFEGKSLEEIEIADELEQDIPEKCDAEKDESDVENDNCDAEEDKSDVEKDNCDAEEDKSDVEKDNCDAGDDNEESESSLQPSGLSSSIASCSTTKKNSKSSKYFPIPFSGSLKKRGRGRPRKQESENAASEFKDVSTEKTDWPEETPESYDVNTPEKTLSHSNDNATNMSFSDDDEDMNVDFDMVFDSFSTTEKPSKCSRYSPSPISGCSLKKRGRGRPRKQESENSCSSLSLSGLSSSKGSLSTTKEPSKCSRFFSSPISSGPLKKRGRGRPRKQERENAASELKDVSTEKTDRSEEKPEKTLSRSNANATKMSFSDDDEDMNVDFDMDFDTDEDIRNEENVGDGDTNDSDVLDKTKQDKDSSGAKKTDSSPENHSTVADLVESMDIDAANHVEKDDPKKGAEQNSWSRSSSATLNTEKNKLLAAMAGMKEVKILIPKLDIAKLLDPAHISRLSSACNSVKQPLKDQTVHDANNQSPTTDDKTKPSDAKTVQMTCSRCKKSMMKGQTAFQKKGFTDVFCSKNCLFEMFPINKPATKTCHYCKKTISQPQDLIMAAVDTKGTMKDFCSVTCLCSFKSEPESSQTPPSVCSMCSKSCTTTCEFTLYEVVHKFCSGSCFDDFRRDNTDICENCSTTCTKKPLMVKLEEETKTICSGTCLDEFMENNKTPYRCTTCHLSLPLSDMVHSKNSENMVELFCTRACVTSYRLAIEYKLHGKECSAWLKKRKRNIQLKEKLTTEDSTVNRNVASPAAEWDTPTIIIADSSVVCCLCGKELPKGQTLYQTKSSPEVYCSASCLSKRHPNNKLGAKSCYNCLQVIMRPHNMILAPVDDSGTIRELCSNTCLTSVNSKRNTAKCSMCARLAFCKVRQSLDGLMLRMCSDACFINYYKVNNLPVFTCDICSSVFINKPLMLKREDGSKTICSEECLVKVKEKIETPQLCPMCQTSHQMSDMIENRNDEGSLDFFCSNRCMMVHKAQSFTVSERNSPPLSEEDIKEVKPSLPNLGFIKEEPIDEEYKQYLSFSISAEDIKDEPKVAKEDLKIGSVFSFTEQDTSTVSTETKMDLPASCSNCKNALVDGETVYQRKSHPDIFCSSPCLLKFYQMKQAKKTCHFCLQAITNPQDVLQAPVDTEETMKDFCSQACLSSFTYKRIMSAKIPIKPVASQSQCSMCSRYCISRHEITQQGVAHELCSDPCFLRFCNMNNLSVCVNCCSHCNTPVVLKMKDGSRKLCSVECLAQFRKKIQTQQPCAMCCTPRLMTDMVENKNSENEVELFCTTSCVMASKIQAVSASGLPLDCDHCGKTTVPACHLAMSDASIRNFCTLTCAMTFKETQNADTNPPTASNQTQCDFHKPPEKMLCAQCRRILKTTPRVVQKKGKMNFVCSLACSEEFKRVNNIMGKCEYCKNERIIRDIKRVDNKDCYFCSDGCRMLYHHELEEKWGEYCHSCAYCFSISKTVVTAQYKGTEEKFCSEDCNANYNMLFCHVAKCDTCGHEGKLRQSLPILGEVKHFCDLKCLLHFCNKKVQMVNTVSSPSRPAGTVESSPVIANVISLAGALSRRHSASASSAQHGAFSDTHTLFPVSDIQTKVVGHASVQTVPKELKNKSMLCTPLVHNKGVSCTTQTVDTEAQTDNSGPTVLPIPVPVFVPVPMNMYSQYTPKPVGLPIPLPVPVFLPVITNNPEREDGQKDRAVSKEGQRQEIHTSKEHKSNCSDDLHTDHHTAFKDQEDSFSDTHKKTPQVCVPSEPHPELQTPVPLPAPAPAPAPAPAPAPLPAPAPAPLPAPLPALEMREDPCSSPSSATAPPLLQQTVGKVHNKNKGRKLQQSSKATKASSRKHRKLKSRRGVDAWRRWIQWRKSQTNLDLVSSPSLTFSKDVHHCSAAELSDGLCCFITEVKRPDGAPYSPDSLFYLCLGIQQHLLENGRLENIFSDLIFKKFSVGITKILKGFKPSVTASGFIYSRVEEEFLWDCKQLGAYSPIVLLNTLLFFSCKYFRFTTVEQHRQLSFAHFRRRTKTNQNNAKTSFLRFYPPKSFNEAESDGVPAKRRKRNKSKEDIVEMMENTENPLRCPLRLYEFYLSKCPESVRQRADLFYLHPDHSCIPSSPLWFSSTPLDNSTVEAMLVRVLAVREVQKEDTRGVHQQTSDDTAFILDKEASE from the exons ATGGAGAAGCAGAGAAGGCAACTGACTCCTAAGCAAGATGCCCTGAAGCACATAGTTGCTTGTAGAGACAAACCCTTTCTGGAGGAAAGGTATATAGACTCCTTTAAAG GGAGAGGAGTATTCACCCACAAGGCCATTGCACCTTCCACATTTGTTGTTGAATATCGGGGGGAGACCTTTCCTTGCAAAGACACAAGGCCTGAGAAGAAATGTGGTGACAAATTGAAGAATTTTTTGATTGAGTTTTCATGGAAAGGAGAACGCTGGTG CGTTGATGCTTCGACAGAGGATAAGACACTTGGAAGACTTGTGAATGATGATCACACAAGTCCCAACTGTGAAATGAAGAAAGTTAATTGCGATGGAAAGCCACACTTGTGcctgtttgcagtgaaagaAATAACTCCAGGCGAGGAGATAACTTTTAACTACGGGAAGTCCTCCTTTCCGTGGCGCTCAAGG GATTCCTATGATGGACCAAGTTCTTCGAAAGAAGACTTTTATGCTACTTCAACCCCAAGGAATGAAAAG TTTGAGGTCTCAGAGGCAGCTTCTAGCTATGAAGATTCCGgctctgatgatgatgacaatgaaaGTTTTGCCAACAGCAACAGTCAGCTGGACTTCAGGGACAATTCACTTGCAGATTTGGATTCCTCTCAAGACGTGACACGACATGACGCTTCATGCAGCCAGCAGGAGGATGAGGCTGCTTACAGCTCTGATGAACCCAACGGGGATGAAGACTATGTTCCCAGCAGGACATTGCGAAAGCCCAAAGGCAGTTCTTATACTACTAAAAACTATTGTTATGCTTGCGGCAAAGGTTATGCTAAAATTGCTAGACATCTTTTGACACACGCTGATGAAGAGCCTGAGATCGCTGACCTTGTTGCATTACCCAAAAACTCCAAGGAACGAAGAAAGATACTTGATGAGTTACGGATCCGGGGAAATTATGAGCATAATCAAGAAGTTTTCAGGAAGAACTGTGGAAAGTTGAAATTGAAAAGACGACCGATAACCAAGCCAACAATGGAGATGAGTACTAAAGAACACATTTACTGTCTATTTTGTAAATGCCTGTTAAGACGTAATGAAGCGTGGAGACATGTGGCCAGATGTGCTTCTAAGACAGCGGCAAACTCTGCAACAGATGACAAGACAAGAGTCTTAGGTGAGATTGGTCCTGGTGTGTGGAAGATCCTACTAACAATGCAACAAGATGAGATTGCAAAGGCAGTTCAGAGTGACTACCTTCTAATACAGCTGACAGCCAGTCTGATGGAGAAGTACAGATATAGATATGATTACATCAGACAGAAGCTGCGAGGAATGGGAAGGCTTTTGATAGCCCTGCATGAAAAGTCAATATTTAGCTTTGAAGATGCAATCAAACCCAAAAACTTCTACAAAGTTGTTGAGGCTGTCAAAGAAATGGCAGGTTTTGACGAAAAGATGCAGAGCTACAGCAAACCAAGCCTTGCTTTGAAATTAGGACATTCACTCAAAAAAATAGGCGCCATTGTCCTCGCTGGAGTTGATGGCAATGAGCAGATGatgaaagacacaaagaaatTCATGAAATTATGCGCAAGAGAATGGAGTGAGCTTGTCTCCAAAACAGCCGTGGCTTCTTTGAGTGGACAAAAAGTAAACAGCCCGTCTACCATACCATTCACTCAAGACGTGCAGGTCTTCCACAGGTACCTGGAAAGAACATCAGCTTCTGCTATTGAAAGCCTGGAGATGGATGGAAACCCACAGGCCTACAGTGCACTCTGCAGAGTGACACTAGCACAAGCATCAGTCTTGAACAAATGTGCACCTGAAGTTTCAAAAATGACAGTCAAGACATTCCAGGAGAGGGACGACACCATTCGAGTGTTATCCAAACGCttcatcaaaataaatattccaaACAAAACTGGCCAAAACATTGCGGCCTTGTTGACCTCTGATCTTGTCAGTGCAATAATGCTGCTTGTGAGCAAGAGAGAAGCATGTGGCATACACCAGGATAATCCTTTCTTGTTTGCAAAACCGAACTCTGATTCTACCGGTATTTTTCACGGAGGGAACTGCATCAGGGCTTTTTCAAGTCTGTGTCGTGCAAAGAACCCAGAGCATCTCAGATCAGTGCATCTTCACAAGCACATGGCAAGAATCTTCCAGTTTCTCAACCTGGAGAACGACGAGCTCCATCACCTTGCTAAGCTGTTGGGCCACGACATCCGGGCTGACAGGGAATATTACAGGTCGCCAGAGGCAGCTGTGGAGCTCGCAAAAATCGCAAAACTTATTCTGGCACTGGAAAAGGGTTCTCTGGAAAGGTTTAAAGGAAACTCTCTGGAGGAAATCGAGATTGAGG atgaaTTGGAGCCAGATGTGGAGCAGGGCCATGAAGAATCAGAGCTTTTACCTCAGCAGAGTG ATGCTGTGGAACAACAAACTGAGAAGCAGAGCAGGCAACTGACTCCTGAGCAAGATGCCCTGGAGCACATAAAGGCCTCCAGAGACAAACCCTTCCTGGAACAAATGTTTATTGACCCCTTTATag GGAGAGGTGTCTTCACCCATGAAGCAATCAAACCGTCCGCCTTCGTTGTCGAGTATCGTGGGAAAATCATCTCTCAAAAAGAAATCAGAACAAAGAATTGTGGTGATGCTCTGAACAATTATATGTTTGACTTCTCGTGGAATGGAACAAACTGGCG caTTGATGCTTCAGAAGAAGATGGGTCCCTCGGAAGACTTGTGAACGACGATGACATAAGTCCCAACTGCAAAATGAAGAAAGTTGTTTACGAGGGAAAGCCACACTTGTGCCTGTTTGCAGTGAAGGAAATAACTCAAGGCGAGGAGATAACTTATAACTACGGGGACTCCTCCTACCCATGGCGGTCAACG AAATCCAGTGAGGACCTGAAAACATCACAGATGGACCTAAGTGCTGCTGCATCTTCATCAGAGGATGAACGT GTTGAGGACTCGGCAGGAGCCACCAGTTCTGATGAATCATGCTTTGATGACGACTACGTACCTGATGATGAACCAAGTAGCGATGACAGTTtcaccagcaacaacaaccgGAAGAGTCCCAAATTCAAGAACGGTCCAGATCCAGATTCTTCTAAACAGCAGCGCCTTGTGCAACAACCCACCAAAGCTTCAGGCATCCAGCAGGTGGAGGACGAGGCTAAATACAACCCTGACAGTTTTACCTCTGATGATGAGCCTGAAGGTGCTACCCGCAGCAAGAATTATTGTTACATTTGCGGGAAAGGTGTATTGAAACTTCCTCGTCACCTTTTCACCCATAGAAATGAAGAGCCTGAAATAGCTGCAGTGTTTGGCCTGCCGGTAGACTCCAAGGACAGAGCTATGATATTGAATGAGTTACGAAACAGAGGAAATTTCCAACATAATGAAGAGGTTTTGAGGACTTGCCGTGGAAAACTGAAAGTGAACAGAAAAAGACCAGACAAGCGAACCGATGCAAAAGCATTTGCTCTCTGTCTATATTGTAAAGTCATGCGTAGTCGTAAGGACATGTGGCGACATTCGCGAAGGTGTGCGGCAAAGAGGTCCTCAAAATATCAAACCCCTGGCCAGAGGAAAATCTTAAGTTTGGTTGATGCTGCACTGTCAACAGACCCCAAGGAGATCTCATCAGATGTGAAGAAGTTATTAGAGAAACTGAAGAATGATGAGGTTGCATCTGTAGTTTTGAATGATCCCCATATACTGCAGCTCGCACAGTGTTTTTACCACATGAATAAAGGTAAAAATAGACATGGCAGCTTTACACATAGGCTGAGGCTAATGGGAAGACTCCTGTTGAAATTAAGAGAAAAGTCAATAAATAGCGTTGAGGATGCTGTCAAACCTCAAAACTTCAGCAAAGTTGTCGAAGCGGCCAGAGAAGTTGCTGGTTTCAATGAAGAAACGAAGACCAGTGACAAACCAAGTGTCTGGATGCATTTGGGATATTTACTTAAGAAAATTGCCGGCATTAACTTTGCCAGGGCTTTGAAAGAGGATGCCGATAAACAGAAGATGAATGAAGTGGAGACATTTATGAAGTTGTGTGATAAAGAATGGGCCTATGTCCCCCAATCAAAAACAGCGAACAACACACCAACCATCCCGTTCATTCATGATGTGCAGCTTCTCTTTCAGTGCTTGGAAGAGACGGCAGCATCTGGAATTGAGAGTCTGACATTGTACGAATGTCCTCCAGTCTACAATGCACTTCTCAGAGTGACAGTTGCTCAAGTGTCAGTCttgaacaaaaacatgatgGAAGTTTCAAAAGTAACACTAAAGTCATTCAATGAGAGGGACAAGACTGAGCCTCGTGAGGACGCTGCTGTTTGCCAGTCACAGTTAGATCAGATTCTCTCCAAGCACTCTGTGAAGATCAATGTCAGGAACAACAAGGGCAAAAAAGTTGCCGTTACATTGACCACCAAACTGCTCGATGCTTTAACACTGCTTGTGAGCAAGAGAGACGCATGTGGTGTACATCCAAACAATCTCTTCCTGTTTGCAAAACCTAGTGCCACGTGGATGAGCTTCTACCAAGGACACCTGTGCTTCAAGACGTTTGTAGCTCGGTGTGGTGCAAAGAACCAAGTGGACCTCAGGTCTGTGTGTTTTCGTAAGCACGTTGCAAGATTTTTCCAGATTCTCAGCCTCACAAATGAAGAGCTTGATCAGCTAGCCAAACTGCTGGGCCGTGACATCCAGACCGACAGGGACTATTATCAGACGCCTGAGGCCGCAGTCATCATTGCAAAAATCTCAGAGCTACTGTCAGCAATGGAGAGTGGATGTCTTGAAAGATTTGAAGGAAAATCTCTCGAGGAAATTGAGATTGCAG ATGAACTGGAGCAGGACATTCCTGAGAAATGTGACGCTGAAAAGGATGAATCTGATGTCGAAAACGACAACTGTGATGCTGAGGAGGACAAATCTGATGTTGAGAAGGACAACTGTGATGCTGAGGAGGACAAATCTGATGTTGAGAAGGACAACTGTGATGCTGGGGACGACAATGAAGAATCAGAAAGTTCTTTACAGCCGAGCG GTCTTTCCTCCTCAATAGCCTCCTGTtcaacaactaaaaaaaacagcaaaagctCCAAATATTTTCCCATTCCCTTTTCCGGTTCTCTGAAGAAGCGTGGCAGAGGCAGGCCCAGGAAGCAGGAGAGTGAAAATGCGGCATCTGAGTTCAAGGATGTGAGCACTGAGAAGACTGACTGGCCAGAGGAAACGCCTGAGAGCTATGATGTGAACACACCTGAGAAAACATTGTCTCATAGCAATGATAATGCAACCAACATGTCTTTCAGTGATGACGATGAGGACATGAATGTAGACTTTGACATGGTCTTTGACTCCTTTTCGACAACTGAAAAACCCAGCAAATGTTCCAGATACTCTCCCAGTCCCATCTCCGGTTGTTCTCTGAAGAAACGCGGCCGAGGCAGGCCCAGGAAGCAGGAGAGTGAAAATAGCTGCagctctttgtctctgtcaggTCTCTCCTCCTCAAAAGGGTCCCTTTCAACAACTAAAGAACCCAGCAAATGTTCGAGATTTTTTTCCAGTCCCATTTCCAGTGGTCCCTTGAAGAAGCGTGGCAGAGGCAGGCCCAGGAAGCAGGAGAGGGAAAATGCGGCATCTGAGCTGAAGGATGTGAGCACTGAGAAGACTGACCGGTCAGAGGAAAAGCCTGAGAAAACATTGTCTCGTAGCAATGCGAATGCAACAAAGATGTCCTTCAGTGATGACGATGAGGACATGAATGTAGACTTTGACATGGACTTTGACACTGATGAGGACATCAGAAATGAGGAAAATGTTGGAGATGGCGACACAAATGACTCAGATGTACTAGATAAGACCAAGCAGGACAAAGACAGCAGTGGTGCGAAGAAGACCGACAGCTCACCTGAGAATCACAGCACTGTTGCAGACCTGGTAGAGAGCATGGACATAGATGCAGCTAACCATGTGGAGAAAGATGATCCGAAGAAAGGAGCGGAACAAAATAGCTGGAGCAGAAGTTCCTCTGCCACTTTAAATACAG aAAAGAACAAATTACTAGCTGCAATGGCTGGCATGAAAGAGGTGAAGATATTGATCCCAAAACTGGACATT GCGAAGTTGCTGGATCCAGCCCACATTTCCAGGTTATCATCTGCGTGTAATTCTGTCAAGCAACCACTGAAAGATCAGACTGTGCATGATGCAAACAACCAGAGTCCAACAACAGACGACAAGACGAAGCCGAGCGATGCAAAG ACAGTTCAGATGACCTGCTCGCGCTGTAAGAAAAGCATGATGAAGGGTCAAACGGCGTTCCAGAAGAAAGGATTCACAGATGTCTTCTGCTCCAAAAACTgcctgtttgaaatgtttcccATCAACAAACCAGCAACCAAGACCTGCCATTACTGTAAAAA GACGATATCGCAGCCACAGGACCTCATCATGGCTGCAGTGGACACTAAGGGAACTATGAAGGACTTCTGCAGTGTGACCTGTCTGTGCTCTTTTAAGTCCGAACCTGAATCCAGCCAAACGCCACCATCAGTCTGCAGCATGTGCTCCAAATCCTGCACT ACAACATGTGAGTTCACACTGTATGAGGTTGTCCACAAGTTTTGCAGCGGCTCCTGCTTTGACGATTTCCGTAGGGACAACACGGACATCTGTGAGAACTGCAGCACCACCTGCACCAAAAAACCACTAATGgtgaagctggaggaggagaccAAAACCATCTGCAGTGGCACGTGTCTGGATGAGTTCATGGAG AATAACAAGACGCCCTACCGGTGCACCACATGCCACCTTTCTCTACCGTTGTCAGACATGGTTCATTCCAAAAACAGTGAGAACATGGTGGAGCTGTTCTGCACTCGCGCCTGTGTGACGTCATACAGACTCGCAATAGAATACAAGCTTCACG GCAAGGAATGCTCAGCTTGgttaaaaaagaggaagagaaacatacaactgaaagaaaaattgACTACT GAGGACTCCACTGTAAACAGAAATGTTGCATCTCCAGCTGCTGAATGGGACACACCAACAATCATCATTGCAGACTCATCCGTTGTTTGTTGCCTCTGTGGAAAAGAACTGCCAAAAGGACAGACGCTTTACCAGACGAAGAGCTCACCAGAGGTTTATTGCTCAGCCTCTTGCCTCTCTAAAAGGCATCCCAACAACAAATTAGGTGCCAAAAGTTGCTACAACTGCCTTCA GGTGATAATGCGACCTCACAACATGATCCTGGCTCCGGTGGATGATTCAGGAACTATAAGGGAATTGTGCAGCAACACTTGCCTCACCTCTGTCAACTCCAAGAGGAACACTGCTAAGTGTAGCATGTGCGCCAGACTTGCCTTT TGCAAAGTCAGGCAGAGCCTGGATGGCTTAATGCTTAGAATGTGCAGCGACGCCTGCTTCATCAACTACTACAAAGTCAACAACCTCCCTGTGTTCACCTGTGACATCTGCAGCTCCGTCTTTATCAACAAACCTCTCATGCTGAAGAGGGAGGACGGCAGTAAAACCATCTGCAGTGAAGAATGTCTGGTCAAGGTCAAAGAG AAGATTGAGACCCCTCAGCTGTGCCCCATGTGCCAAACGTCCCATCAGATGTCGGACATGATTGAAAATAGAAATGACGAGGGCAGTTTGGACTTCTTCTGTAGCAACAGATGTATGATGGTGCACAAGGCTCAGTCTTTCACTGTTTCAG AAAGGAACAGCCCACCACTGAGTGAAGAAGACATTAAAGAAGTGAAGCCATCACTACCAAATCTGGGCTTT ATAAAAGAAGAGCCCATTGATGAAGAGTACAAACAATATCTCTCATTCTCCATATCAGCAGAGGACATCAAGGACGAGCCTAAAGTGGCAAAG GAGGACTTGAAGATTGGTTCAGTCTTCTCTTTCACGGAACAAGACACATCCACAGTGTCCACTGAGACCAAAATGGATTTGCCTGCGTCTTGCTCCAACTGCAAAAATGCACTGGTGGACGGAGAGACCGTTTATCAGAGGAAGAGTCACCCAGATATCTTCTGCTCATCTCCCTGCCTTTTGAAATTTTACCAAATGAAACAAGCTAAGAAGACCTGCCACTTCTGCCTTCA GGCGATAACAAATCCTCAGGATGTCCTCCAGGCCCCAGTGGATACTGAGGAGACGATGAAGGATTTCTGCAGCCAGGCCTGCCTGTCTTCGTTCACCTACAAGAGAATAATGTCTGCCAAAATACCCATCAAGCCAGTCGCATCGCAGTCACAATGCAGCATGTGCAGCAGATATTGCATT AGCAGACATGAGATCACACAGCAGGGCGTCGCCCACGAGCTCTGCAGTGACCCCTGTTTTCTGCGCTTCTGCAACATGAACaacctgtctgtttgtgtgaacTGTTGCTCCCACTGCAACACACCTGTGGTGCTCAAGATGAAAGATGGCAGCAGAAAACTCTGCAGTGTAGAGTGTCTGGCACAATTCAGAAAG AAAATCCAAACACAGCAGCCGTGTGCCATGTGCTGCACCCCTCGTTTAATGACAGACatggttgaaaacaaaaacagtgagaACGAGGTGGAGCTTTTCTGTACCACCAGTTGTGTGATGGCGTCCAAGATCCAGGCTGTCAGTGCGTCAG GTCTTCCATTGGATTGTGACCACTGTGGTAAGACCACAGTACCAGCCTGCCACCTCGCCATGTCAGACGCCTCCATCAGAAACTTCTGCACTCTAACCTGTGCCATGACTTTCAAG GAGACGCAGAATGCTGATACTAACCCACCAAcagcctccaaccaaacccaGTGTGATTTCCACAAACCACCAGAGAAAATGCTATGTGCTCAGTGTCGGCGCATTTTAAAAACTACACCCAGAGTAGTCCAGAAAAAG GGCAAAATGAATTTTGTGTGTAGCCTGGCCTGTTCTGAAGAGTTTAAGAGGGTCAACAACATCATGGGTAAATGCGAGTATTGTAAGAATGAAAGGATCATCAGAGACATCAAGAGGGTCGACAACAAAGACTGCTACTTCTGCAGTGACG gCTGCAGGATGCTCTATCACCATGAGCTGGAAGAGAAGTGGGGGGAGTATTGTCACTCTTGTGCTTACTGCTTCTCCATCTCTAAGACAGTGGTGACTGCCCAGTATAAAGGCACTGAAGAGAAGTTCTGCTCTGAAGACTGCAACGCAAATTACAACATGCTCTTCTGCCAT GTTGCCAAGTGTGACACCTGTGGTCATGAAGGGAAACTGAGGCAGAGTCTTCCCATCCTGGGAGAGGTCAAACACTTCTGTGACCTGAAATGTCTCCTGCATTTCTGCAATAAAAAGGTCCAGATGGTCAACAcag TCTCTTCACCCTCTAGACCTGCGGGCACAGTGGAGTCCTCCCCGGTCATTGCTAACGTCATCTCGCTTGCTGGCGCTTTGTCGAGGCGGCACAGTGCCTCTGCCAGCTCTGCACAACATGGTGCattctcagacacacacactttat TCCCTGTCTCGGACATTCAGACAAAGGTTGTTGGACAT GCCAGTGTTCAAACCGTCCCCAAGGAGCTGAAGAACAAGTCCATGCTCTGCACACCGTTGGTTCATAACAAAGGAGTCTCCTGTACAACACAGACCGTCGATACGGAAGCACAGACAG ACAACTCTGGACCAACAGTCCTGCCTATCCCGGTGCCAGTGTTCGTTCCTGTGCCTATGAACATGTACAGCCAGTACACACCAAAGCCTGTGGGCCTGCCCATACCG ctgcCTGTTCCTGTGTTTCTTCCTGTGATCACGAACAACCCAGAGAGAGAAGACGGGCAGAAGGACAGAGCGGTGTCCAAAGAGGGACAAAGACAAGAAATTCATACTTCAAAAG AGCACAAGAGTAACTGTAGTGATGACCTGCATACAGATCATCACACCGCTTTCAAAGACCAAGAGGACTCATTCTCTGACacccacaaaaaaacaccacaagtGTGCGTGCCCAGTGAGCCTCATCCTGAGCTCCAAACTCCAGTTCCTCTTCCagctcctgctccagctcctgctccagctcctgctccagctcctcttccagctcctgctccagctcctcttccagctcctcttcctgctctggAGATGAGAGAGGATCCCTGCAGCTCACCGAGCTCTGCTACAGCCCCTCCACTATTACAACAAACTGTGGGGAAAGTCCACAACAAGAATAAG GGTCGTAAGCTGCAGCAGTCGTCCAAGGCAACTAAGGCCTCGTCGAGGAAGCACCGCAAACTGAAGAGTCGTCGTGGAGTTGACGCCTGGAGGAGATGGATACAGTGGAGGAAGTCACAAACCAACCTGGACCTCGTTTCtt CTCCTTCTTTGACGTTCAGCAAGGATGTTCATCACTGCTCCGCGGCCGAGCTCAGTGACGGCCTCTGTTGTTTCATCACTGAGGTCAAACGACCCGACGGAGCGCCGTACTCCCCCGACAGCCTGTTTTACCTCTGTCTCGGCATACAACAG CACCTGTTGGAGAACGGTCGTCTGGAGAACATATTCAGTGACCTGATCTTCAAAAAGTTCTCCGTTGGTATCACCAAGATCCTGAAAGGTTTCAAACCCTCAGTCACAGCCAGCG GTTTCATCTATTCCCGTGTGGAGGAGGAGTTCCTGTGGGACTGTAAACAGTTGGGGGCGTACTCCCCCATCGTCCTCCTCAACACTCTGCTCTTCTTCAGCTGCAAGTACTTCCGCTTCACCACGGTGGAGCAGCACCGCCAGCTGTCCTTCGCCCACTTCAGGCGCCGCACCAAAACCAACCAGAACAACGCCAAGACCAGCTTCCTGCGCTTCTACCCCCCGAAATCCTTTAATGAGGCAGAGTCAG ACGGCGTCCCAGCGAAGAGGCGTAAGAGAAATAAGAGTAAAGAAGACATCGTGGAGATGatggagaacacagagaaccCTCTCCGCTGTCCACTCAGACTCTACGAGTTCTACCTCTCCAAGTG CCCAGAGTCGGTGAGGCAGCGTGCCGACTTGTTCTACCTTCACCCGGATCATTCTTGCATTCCCAGCAGCCCTCTGTGGTTCTCGTCCACCCCTCTGGACAACAGCACGGTGGAGGCCATGCTTGTACGAGTCCTCGCCGTCCGAGAGGTGCAGAAGGAAGATACAAGAGGTGTTCACCAGCAGACGTCAGATGACACAGCATTTATACTGGATAAGGAGGCGTCAGAGTGA